From a single Alkalihalophilus pseudofirmus genomic region:
- a CDS encoding DUF4190 domain-containing protein, with the protein MADDKHPKDEPIRLLDEDDRSLTLVNNHVEGRDDDRDLSLALSEEEREAENHAEVEEEPVNSEYPLQPSFQEESAAEYAAVNGMAGARPFDEDQTVESAERRDTAYSNEDDVTAGRGVGTFAIVLSILSLFFLPVLLGAAGIVIGFVSRRIGSTSLGNWAIGIGAVSILMTVFFSPFF; encoded by the coding sequence ATGGCAGATGATAAGCATCCAAAAGATGAACCCATTCGCTTGTTGGATGAGGATGATCGTTCTTTAACTTTGGTAAATAACCATGTTGAAGGACGAGATGATGACCGTGACCTTTCACTAGCGTTATCAGAAGAAGAACGAGAGGCAGAAAATCATGCTGAGGTAGAAGAGGAACCTGTTAACTCAGAATATCCACTTCAACCGAGCTTCCAAGAAGAAAGCGCAGCTGAGTATGCAGCGGTAAATGGAATGGCTGGTGCGCGTCCTTTTGACGAAGACCAAACGGTTGAGTCAGCAGAACGCAGAGATACAGCTTACAGCAATGAAGATGATGTCACGGCTGGCCGTGGTGTTGGAACCTTTGCGATTGTTCTTTCCATCTTATCGTTATTCTTCTTACCAGTATTGCTTGGAGCAGCTGGGATTGTTATTGGTTTTGTATCACGTCGTATCGGCTCTACCTCGCTCGGTAACTGGGCTATTGGTATCGGGGCTGTGTCGATTTTAATGACCGTCTTTTTCTCGCCGTTTTTTTAG
- a CDS encoding metal ABC transporter permease gives MQELLMNLTFIERGVLAGVLIALICPIVGAFLMVRRVSIISESLSHITLTGISAGVLLGSTTMIFSDLNPMYAGLIFAVAGSLLIEKLRDLYKHFQELAIPIILSAGVGLSAIFMSLSQSGYNEWYAYLFGSIVSVSREDLQFIIYTALIVIGIVILFYKEFISISFDQEYATVSGISVRFMNQVFAILVAFIIAMSMKVVGILLVGAMIVLPVATSIHLSKSFKQVIGFGILFAQIAMLSGVYFSYQFNIATGGMIVVMGMLQLVIVMGVKKIINEWQRRAKREY, from the coding sequence ATGCAGGAATTATTAATGAATTTAACATTTATAGAACGCGGAGTACTGGCAGGAGTTTTGATTGCTCTTATTTGTCCGATTGTGGGTGCTTTTTTGATGGTCAGAAGAGTTTCGATCATTTCTGAATCACTATCTCATATCACCCTAACAGGAATCTCTGCTGGAGTTTTATTAGGATCGACAACGATGATTTTTAGTGATTTAAACCCTATGTATGCAGGACTTATCTTCGCTGTTGCCGGCTCTTTGCTTATTGAAAAGCTGCGTGATCTTTATAAACACTTTCAAGAGCTTGCTATTCCTATTATTTTATCTGCTGGTGTAGGGTTAAGTGCTATTTTTATGAGCCTGTCTCAATCAGGGTATAATGAATGGTATGCGTATTTATTTGGAAGTATTGTTAGTGTAAGCCGCGAAGATTTACAATTTATTATTTATACAGCACTCATTGTGATTGGTATCGTTATTTTATTTTATAAAGAGTTTATTTCCATTTCTTTTGATCAAGAATATGCTACGGTCTCAGGGATCTCAGTTCGTTTTATGAATCAAGTATTCGCGATACTCGTCGCGTTTATTATTGCAATGTCAATGAAGGTTGTAGGGATTTTACTTGTAGGTGCGATGATTGTATTGCCTGTGGCTACAAGCATTCATCTCTCTAAAAGCTTTAAACAAGTGATTGGGTTTGGAATCCTATTTGCTCAGATTGCCATGTTATCTGGAGTCTATTTTTCTTATCAATTTAATATTGCCACTGGCGGGATGATTGTTGTAATGGGTATGTTACAGCTTGTGATCGTAATGGGTGTTAAAAAGATCATCAATGAGTGGCAAAGGAGGGCTAAACGTGAATATTGA
- a CDS encoding 5' nucleotidase, NT5C type: protein MTTKKRFGLDIDGTVTDPNTFVPHLNKHFKQSLTLDDLTQYDLTSILKISEKEFWDWMTKHEGTIYSEAKLAPYAENILHNWSRQHDLIYITARRQHLDEITKDWFVSNQVPFDHIELVGKHDKLDAVREHKLDIFFEDKHDNAVMIAEEFNIPVILMDTPYNRLSAPKNVIRAHTWQEAKDWVDQWMLETAEN, encoded by the coding sequence ATGACAACTAAGAAGAGATTTGGATTGGATATAGATGGAACAGTCACAGATCCTAATACGTTTGTTCCACACTTAAATAAACATTTTAAGCAGTCACTCACTTTAGACGACCTTACACAATACGATTTAACATCTATTCTTAAGATCTCGGAAAAAGAATTTTGGGACTGGATGACTAAACATGAAGGAACCATTTATAGTGAAGCAAAGCTTGCACCTTATGCTGAAAATATTCTTCATAATTGGTCTAGACAGCATGATTTGATTTATATCACTGCAAGAAGACAACACCTTGATGAAATTACAAAGGATTGGTTTGTCTCTAATCAAGTTCCCTTCGATCACATTGAACTTGTCGGGAAACACGATAAATTAGATGCAGTCAGAGAACATAAATTAGATATTTTCTTTGAAGACAAGCATGATAATGCGGTCATGATTGCAGAAGAATTTAATATTCCTGTTATTTTAATGGATACCCCATATAACCGATTAAGCGCTCCTAAAAATGTGATTCGCGCCCACACTTGGCAGGAAGCAAAGGATTGGGTTGATCAATGGATGCTTGAGACTGCAGAAAACTAA
- a CDS encoding Fur family transcriptional regulator, which produces MNIDQAMTVLKNKGYKHTDKRADMLKLFADQKRYLSAKDVLESLQDEYPGLSFDTIYRNLSLFSDLNILEATELEGEKRFRFSCATSEHHHHLICLDCGKTKHIHSCPMDSLDTMYPDFEVTGHKFEIYGKCEECRS; this is translated from the coding sequence GTGAATATTGATCAAGCAATGACGGTATTAAAAAATAAAGGATATAAGCATACAGATAAGCGGGCGGATATGCTGAAGCTTTTTGCAGACCAAAAAAGGTACTTATCGGCAAAAGATGTATTAGAAAGTCTTCAAGATGAGTATCCTGGTTTAAGCTTTGATACCATTTACCGTAACCTTTCGTTGTTTAGTGACTTAAATATATTAGAAGCTACGGAACTTGAAGGAGAAAAACGCTTCCGCTTTAGCTGTGCCACAAGTGAACATCATCATCACCTTATTTGTCTTGATTGTGGTAAAACAAAGCACATTCATAGCTGTCCGATGGATTCACTTGATACAATGTATCCTGATTTTGAAGTGACCGGTCATAAATTTGAGATCTATGGAAAATGTGAGGAGTGCAGATCGTAG
- a CDS encoding DUF1540 domain-containing protein — translation MANPIVKCNVANCAFWGEGNRCQAESILVEIDSHADRNYHMEASDEPYADALHRDAADKSAETCCHTFRPKK, via the coding sequence ATGGCAAATCCAATTGTAAAATGCAATGTAGCAAACTGTGCGTTTTGGGGAGAAGGGAATCGGTGTCAGGCAGAATCAATCCTAGTGGAGATCGACAGCCATGCAGATAGGAATTATCACATGGAAGCTAGTGATGAGCCTTATGCGGATGCACTGCATCGAGATGCAGCAGATAAAAGCGCTGAAACCTGCTGTCATACATTCCGTCCGAAAAAGTAA